In Paenibacillus sonchi, a single genomic region encodes these proteins:
- the gatC gene encoding Asp-tRNA(Asn)/Glu-tRNA(Gln) amidotransferase subunit GatC, with the protein MSITVHDVQHVAKLARLHLSPEEEAKLTEQMNAILQYAEKLNELDTENVKPTTHVLQVSNVMRDDVVKESLSQEEALLNAPEDEDGHFKVPAVLE; encoded by the coding sequence ATGAGCATTACAGTCCATGATGTGCAGCATGTGGCCAAGCTGGCCCGCCTGCATTTAAGCCCGGAAGAAGAGGCGAAACTAACTGAACAGATGAATGCTATTTTACAATATGCAGAGAAACTGAATGAACTCGACACCGAGAACGTCAAGCCGACAACCCATGTGCTGCAGGTCAGCAATGTCATGCGCGATGATGTGGTCAAGGAGAGCTTGTCTCAAGAAGAAGCTCTGCTTAACGCACCAGAAGATGAGGACGGGCATTTCAAGGTTCCCGCGGTTCTGGAATAA